In the genome of Globicephala melas chromosome 3, mGloMel1.2, whole genome shotgun sequence, one region contains:
- the LOC115853210 gene encoding LOW QUALITY PROTEIN: son of sevenless homolog 2-like (The sequence of the model RefSeq protein was modified relative to this genomic sequence to represent the inferred CDS: inserted 3 bases in 2 codons; substituted 3 bases at 3 genomic stop codons) has protein sequence MPQAPQPYEFVSEENSPKWRGLLVSALRKVQEQVHPNLSANEEXYYLEELIFQLLNKLCMAQPRTVEDAEERVQKTFPHPMDKWAIADAXSAIEKRKRRNPXLLPVDKIHPSLKEVLGYEVDYHVSLYIVAVLEYILADILKLAYNYVFNIRHYEISQQDIKVSMCADKVLMDMFDQDDIGLVSLCEDEPSSSGELNYYDLVRTEIAEERQYLRELNMIIKVFXEAFISDRKLSKLSDIEKIFSNILAIHELTVNLLGLIEDTVEMTDESSPHPLAGSCFEDLAEEQAFDPYETLSQDILSPKFHEHFSKLMARPAVALHFQSIPNGFKEAVRYVLPRLMLVPVYHCWHYFELLKQLKACSEEHEDRECLNQAVTALMNLQGSVDRIYKQYSPRRXPGDPACPFYNRQLRSKHLAIKKMNEIQKNIDGWEGKDIGQCCNEFIMEGPLTRIGAKHEWHIFLFDGLMISHKPSHSQSHLPGYSSTEYRLKEKFVLRKIQICDKEDTCECKHAFELVSKDENSIIFAAKFAEEKNNWMAALISLHYHSTLHRMLDSVLLKEENEQPLRLPSPEVYRFVVKDSEENIVFEDNLQSRSGIPIIKGGTVVKLIERLTHHMYADPNFVPTFLTTYRSFCKPQELLSLLIERFEIPEPEPSEADKLAVEKGEQPISADLKRFRKEYVQPVQLRILNVFRHRVEHHFYDFERDLELLERLESFISSVRGKAMKKWVESVAKIIKRKKQAQANGISHNITFGIPPPPIEWHISRPGQLETFDLMTLHPIEIAHQMILLESDLYRKVQPSELVGSVWTKEDKEINSPNLLKMIRHTTHLTLWFEKCIVEAENFEERVAVLSRIIEILQVFQDLNNFSGVLEIVSAINSVSVCRLDHTFEERKRKILDEAVELSQDHFKKYLVKLKSISPPCVSFFGIYLTNILKTEEGNNDFLKKKGKDLINFSKRKKVAEITGEIQQYQNQPYCLRIEPEMRRFFENLNPMGNASENEFTDYLFNKSLEIEPRNCKQPSRFPRKSTFSLKSPGIRPNTGRHGSTSGTLRGHPTPLEREPRKISFSRIAETELESTVSAPTSPNTPSAPSVSASSDLRVFLDVDLNSSCGSNSIFAPVLLPHSKSFFSSCGSLHKLSEGPLIPPPLPPRKKFDHDASNSKGTMKSDDDPPAILPRQPPPPKVKPRVPAPSGAFDGPLHSPPPPPPRDSLLDTPPPVPLWPPERFVNCPFTLQPPALGHLHRDPDWFRDISTCPNSPNTPPSTPSPRVPHRCYVLSSSQNNLAHPQAPPVPPRQNSSPHLPKLPPKTYKRELSHPPLCRLPLLENAETPQ, from the exons ATGCCGCAGGCGCCGCAGCCGTACGAGTTCGTCAGCGAGGAGAACAGTCCGAAATGGCGGGGACTGTTGGTCTCGGCCCTGCGGAAGGTTCAGGAGCAAGTACATCCCAATCTCTCAGCTAATGAAG TCTATTATCTTGAAGAGCTGATTTTTCAGCTGCTTAATAAATTATGCATGGCCCAACCAAGGACTGTTGAAGATGCGGAGGAACGAGTTCAAAAGACCTTTCCTCATCCAATGGATAAATGGGCTATTGCTGATGCATAGTCTGCCATAGAGAAACGGAAACGAAGAAATCC CTTACTGCCTGTGGACAAAATCCATCCTTCATTGAAGGAAGTTTTAGGGTACGAAGTGGACTACCATGTGTCCCTGTATATTGTGGCTGTACTAGAGTATATCTTAGCTGATATTTTGAAATTGGcttataattatgtatttaatatCCGACATTATGAAATATCCCAACAGGACATTAAAGTGTCAATGTGTGCAgataag GTTTTGATGGACATGTTTGATCAGGATGACATAGGCTTGGTTTCTCTTTGTGAAGATGAACCTAGTTCTTCAGGTGAATTAAACTACTATGACCTTGTCAGAACTGAAATTGCAGAAGAAAGACAGTATCTACGGGAACTAAATATGATCATAAAAGTGTTTTGAGAAGCTTTTATTTCTGACAGAAAGCTGTCTAAACTTTCTGATATTGAAAAGATTTTCAGTAACATTTTAGCTATACATGAATTGACTGTGAACCTTCTGGGTTTAATTGAAGACACAGTTGAAATGACTGATGAAAGCAGCCCTCATCCCTTAGCTGGAAGCTGTTTTGAAGATTTGGCAGAGGAACAAGCATTTGATCCTTATGAAACATTATCACAGGATATTCTTTCACCAAAATTTCATGAACATTTCAGTAAGTTGATGGCCAGACCTGCAGTGGCTCTGCACTTTCAGTCCATTCCTAATGGTTTTAAAGAGGCAGTTCGTTATGTCCTTCCACGCCTTATGCTGGTGCCAGTATATCATTGTTGGCACTATTTTGAATTATTAAAGCAATTGAAAGCATGTAGTGAAGAGCATGAAGACAGAGAATGTTTGAACCAAGCTGTTACTGCTCTCATGAATCTCCAAGGTAGTGTAGACCGAATTTACAAGCAGTATTCACCTAGACGCTGACCTGGGGATCCTGCTTGCCCTTTTTATAATCGTCAATTAAGAAGCAAGCACCtggctattaaaaaaatgaatgaaattcagaaaaacaTAGATGGATGGGAAGGCAAAGATATTGGACAGTGTTGTAATGAATTTATTATGGAAGGCCCATTGACAAGAATTGGTGCTAAACATGAAtggcatatttttctctttgatggCTTAATGATTAGCCACAAACCCAGTCACAGCCAGTCACACCTTCCAGGATACAGTAGTACAGAatacagattaaaagaaaaatttgtctTGAGGAAAATACAAATATGTGATAAAGAAGATACTTGTGAGTGCAAACATGCTTTTGAATTAGTATCCAAAGATGAAAACAGCATAATATTTGCTGCTAAGTTtgctgaagagaaaaataattggaTGGCAGCACTTATTTCTCTTCATTATCATAGTACTCTACATCGAATGCTAGATTCAGTATtattgaaggaagaaaatgagcaaCCACTTAGATTACCGAGTCCTGAAGTGTATCGTTTTGTGGTAAAAGACTCTGAGGAAAACATTGTTTTTGAAGACAACTTGCAAAGTAGAAGTGGAATCCCCATTATTAAAGGAGGAACTGTGGTGAAATTAATTGAAAGGTTAACACATCACATGTATGCAGATCCCAATTTTGTTCCCACTTTTCTTACTACGTATCGTTCATTTTGTAAACCACAGGAATTGCTAAGCTTACTGATTGAACGATTTGAAATTCCAGAGCCAGAACCTAGTGAAGCAGATAAATTGGCAGTAGAGAAAGGCGAGCAGCCAATCAGTGCAGACCTTAAAAGGTTTCGCAAGGAATACGTCCAGCCAGTACAACTTAGGATCTTAAATGTGTTTCGGCACAGGGTTGAACACCATTTTTATGACTTTGAAAGAGACTTGGAGTTGCTTGAAAGACTAGAATCCTTCATTTCAAGTGTAAGAGGGAAAGCTATGAAGAAATGGGTAGAGTCAGTTGCTAAGATCATCAAGAGGAAGAAACAAGCTCAGGCAAATGGAATAAGCCATAATATTACCTTTGGAATTCCACCTCCACCAATTGAATGGCATATCAGCAGACCAGGACAGTTGGAAACATTTGATCTCATGACACTTCATCCAATAGAAATTGCACATCAAATGATACTTCTGGAATCTGATCTCTACAGGAAAGTTCAACCTTCTGAACTTGTAGGGAGTGTATGGaccaaagaagataaagaaataaattctccaaatttattaaaaatgattcGCCACACCACACATCTCACTCTCTGGTTTGAAAAGTGCATTGTGGAAGCAGAAAATTTTGAGGAACGGGTGGCAGTACTAAGTAGAATTATAGAAATTCTGCAAGTTTTTCAagatttgaataatttcagtggtgTATTAGAGATCGTCAGTGCAATAAATTCAGTATCAGTCTGTAGACTAGATCATAcctttgaggaaagaaaaaggaaaattttggaTGAAGCTGTGGAATTAAGTcaagatcattttaaaaaatatctagtgAAACTTAAGTCAATCAGTCCaccctgtgtgtctttttttggaatatatttaacaaatattctgAAGACTGAAGAAgggaataatgattttttaaaaaagaaagggaaagatttAATCAATTTCAGTAAGAGGAAAAAAGTAGCTGAAATTACTGGAGAAATTCAGCAATATCAGAATCAGCCTTACTGTTTACGGATAGAACCAGAAATGAGGAGGTTCTTTGAAAACCTTAACCCCATGGGAAATGCTTCTGAAAACGAGTTTACAGATTATTTGTTCAACAAGTCACTAGAAATTGAACCCCGAAACTGCAAACAGCCATCTCGATTTCCTAGGAAATCAACTTTCTCTTTAAAATCGCCTGGAATAAGGCCTAATACAGGCCGACATGGCTCTACCTCAGGTACTTTACGAGGTCATCCAACACCATTAGAAAGAGAACCACGTAAAATAAGCTTTAGTCGGATTGCTGAAACAGAGCTTGAATCAACAGTGTCAGCACCAACCTCTCCGAATACACCATCTGCTCCATCAGTATCTGCTTCTTCAGACCTTCGTGTGTTTTTAGATGTGGATCTCAACAGTTCCTGTGGAAGCAATAGCATCTTTGCTCCAGTCCTCTTGCCTCATTCAAAGTCTTTCTTTAGTTCGTGTGGTAGTTTACATAAACTAAGTGAAGGGCCACTGAttcctcctccacttcctcctcGAAAAAAATTTGATCATGATGCTTCAAATTCCAAGGGGACTATGAAATCTGATGATGACCCCCCTGCTATTCTGCCAAGACAGCCTCCTCCTCCAAAGGTAAAACCCAGAGTTCCTGCTCCTTCTGGTGCATTTGACGGGCCTCTGCATAGTCCACCACCGCCGCCGCCGAGAGATTCTCTTCTCGATACCCCTCCACCAGTTCCCCTTTGGCCTCCAGAACGCTTTGTAAACTGTCCGTTTACTCTTCAGCCACCTGCACTGGGACATCTTCATAGAGACCCAGACTGGTTCAGAGACATTAGTACATGTCCCAATTCTCCAAACACTCCTCCTAGCACACCCTCTCCAAGGGTACCACATCGATGCTATGTGCTCAGTTCTAGTCAAAATAATCTTGCTCATCCTCAAGCGCCCCCTGTTCCACCAAGGCAGAATTCAAGCCCTCACCTGCCAAAACTGCCACCAAAGACTTACAAACGGGAGCTTTCGCACCCCCCATTGTGTAGACTGCCTTTGCTAGAAAATGCAGAAACTCCTCAATGA